From Hippea alviniae EP5-r, the proteins below share one genomic window:
- a CDS encoding electron transfer flavoprotein subunit alpha/FixB family protein, whose product MIKQDITKYKHIWVFIEHENGKIERVSFELLTKARELAKDLGCEVHAFTVGDKVEQFKGEVFKYGAKKFFIIEDPILKDYITEPWRDAIVYMIEKHKPEIVLIGATTLGRDLAGTIATKLMTGLTADTTALDIDPKTKNLLMTRPTFGGNLMATIFCPDNRPQMSTSRPGVYKAVEEPVKGEVIKEKYEFDKGKYTKKIIEKIIEEGEKVNLGFYDVIVAGGFGMGSKENFKYLQELADLLGGTWAASRKAVQAGWAPQTRQVGQTGQTVHPKIYIACGISGAIQHQAGMKSSEVIIAINKDPDAPIFEIATYGIVGDVTEVLPKMIQMFKEKLGKA is encoded by the coding sequence ATGATTAAACAGGATATTACGAAGTATAAACATATTTGGGTTTTTATTGAACATGAGAATGGCAAAATTGAAAGAGTTTCGTTTGAGCTTCTAACTAAAGCAAGAGAGCTTGCTAAAGACTTGGGTTGCGAAGTTCATGCGTTTACGGTTGGTGATAAAGTTGAGCAGTTTAAGGGTGAAGTTTTCAAGTATGGTGCAAAGAAGTTCTTTATAATTGAGGACCCAATATTAAAAGATTACATCACAGAGCCATGGAGAGATGCTATTGTTTACATGATAGAGAAGCATAAACCAGAAATAGTGCTTATCGGTGCGACAACCTTGGGAAGGGATTTAGCCGGAACGATAGCAACAAAATTAATGACTGGTCTTACGGCTGATACGACGGCTCTTGATATTGACCCAAAAACGAAGAACCTGTTAATGACAAGGCCTACATTTGGCGGTAACTTGATGGCTACGATTTTCTGCCCAGACAATAGACCGCAGATGTCCACATCAAGGCCAGGAGTTTACAAAGCAGTTGAAGAGCCTGTTAAAGGTGAGGTTATAAAAGAGAAGTATGAATTTGACAAAGGCAAATACACGAAAAAAATTATAGAAAAAATCATAGAAGAGGGCGAGAAAGTAAATCTTGGTTTCTACGATGTCATCGTTGCTGGTGGTTTCGGCATGGGCAGCAAGGAGAACTTTAAATATTTACAGGAACTTGCTGACCTGTTAGGTGGAACATGGGCTGCAAGTAGAAAGGCTGTTCAGGCTGGCTGGGCTCCACAAACAAGACAGGTTGGTCAGACTGGTCAGACAGTCCATCCTAAGATTTACATAGCTTGCGGAATTTCTGGTGCAATTCAACATCAGGCAGGTATGAAGTCATCAGAAGTTATAATAGCTATTAATAAAGACCCAGATGCTCCGATTTTCGAGATAGCTACATACGGAATTGTTGGAGATGTAACGGAAGTTCTTCCTAAGATGATTCAAATGTTTAAGGAAAAATTAGGAAAGGCTTAA
- a CDS encoding electron transfer flavoprotein subunit beta/FixA family protein — protein sequence MHFLVFIKQVPDAAQVRVDYETGTLIREGVPAIINPYDKHAIEAAVRLRDQFGGKVSVICMGPPMAEDALKEAMAMGADNAYLLSDRVFAGSDTLATSYALWAGAQKIIQEEGPVDIFFAGKQAIDGDTAQTGPGIATRFDIPLITYVVDIKKVDPEKKTIQVVRLVESGQETVESPLPCFLTVEEELNTLSYAPLPYLIRAAKTPVKVLNSKNTEIDASQCGLKNSPTKVKKAFTPPKRERGEMIEGDSIDAILNTLYEKIEPVLKTMGKVK from the coding sequence GTGCACTTTTTAGTATTTATTAAGCAGGTGCCTGACGCTGCCCAGGTTAGAGTGGATTATGAGACTGGAACATTGATAAGGGAAGGTGTTCCAGCTATCATCAATCCTTATGACAAACACGCTATAGAGGCAGCAGTAAGGCTGAGAGACCAGTTTGGTGGTAAGGTTTCTGTTATTTGTATGGGACCACCTATGGCTGAAGATGCTTTAAAAGAAGCTATGGCTATGGGTGCTGATAACGCTTATCTGTTGAGCGACAGGGTGTTTGCCGGTTCAGATACTCTTGCTACAAGCTATGCTTTATGGGCTGGTGCTCAAAAGATTATTCAGGAAGAAGGTCCAGTTGATATTTTCTTTGCTGGCAAACAGGCAATCGACGGTGATACAGCTCAGACTGGACCTGGAATTGCAACGAGATTCGATATTCCGTTAATAACTTATGTTGTTGACATTAAAAAAGTTGACCCAGAGAAGAAGACTATCCAGGTTGTAAGACTTGTTGAGAGTGGACAAGAAACAGTTGAATCTCCATTGCCATGTTTCTTGACAGTTGAAGAAGAGCTTAACACTTTAAGCTATGCACCCTTACCTTATTTGATTAGGGCTGCTAAGACTCCTGTTAAAGTATTGAATTCTAAGAATACCGAGATTGACGCTTCTCAATGCGGTTTGAAGAACTCTCCAACAAAGGTTAAAAAGGCCTTTACGCCGCCTAAGAGAGAAAGAGGGGAGATGATTGAAGGGGATTCTATAGACGCTATCTTGAACACACTTTATGAAAAAATCGAGCCCGTTCTTAAAACAATGGGCAAAGTAAAATAA
- a CDS encoding methyl-accepting chemotaxis protein: MRFIAVSSTIFFIYFTLMLIIFFTAKSLFFISFIVLSILFFSIFLLYYYRTFVKPIKEINQFCQTRLCSTYDLTDRLPKVSREIGFLNLANTFIAQVQDALKKTLKVSNKVATQAAKVSFNAQRISENVKAEAEGMEEIRTTMDEIKDSLNSVSRNITNTSEFMQKVNELATDGSDKASLAINKIEDIAKETQKNAEMMKKLGSSSEEIGKIVDVINEITDQTALLSLNAAIEAARAGEAGRGFAVVADEIRKLADKTAQSTEQIRQIVSKTQTETQKTIEATLTLIDTVEEGKELIKTTSDSLIEIAEGVKEASRMIEDVAAAAEEQSSAVDSIAERVEKMADDVAKSADRIEKIKDDTYTISKTAEELFTFMIKFRTGSYIDRVYSILLDAKHEFEKLLHESIKNGLISSADLWDRNYVPVPNTNPQKYRTRFTDFFKKYVQPIEDKYLNMDPNFKFALLADNNGYVAAHNSIYDKPLTGDYEKDLVGNRSMRIFNDPTGLAAARNTQPVLLQTYMRDTGVVMNDISTPVYLEGKHWGCVRIGFIWENGD; the protein is encoded by the coding sequence ATGAGATTTATAGCCGTAAGCAGTACAATTTTTTTCATATACTTTACTTTGATGCTCATAATATTCTTTACAGCGAAATCTTTGTTTTTCATCTCATTTATCGTTCTTTCCATCTTATTTTTCTCTATTTTTCTTCTCTACTATTACAGGACATTCGTAAAACCCATAAAAGAGATAAACCAATTTTGCCAAACTCGCCTATGTTCTACATATGATTTAACAGACAGACTACCAAAAGTTTCTCGAGAGATAGGATTCCTAAATCTTGCCAACACCTTCATAGCTCAGGTTCAAGATGCTTTAAAGAAAACACTCAAAGTATCAAACAAAGTGGCAACACAGGCAGCAAAGGTGAGCTTCAACGCCCAAAGGATATCTGAAAATGTAAAAGCTGAAGCAGAAGGCATGGAAGAGATAAGAACAACAATGGACGAGATAAAAGATTCCCTAAACAGCGTCTCTCGAAACATAACAAACACATCTGAATTTATGCAGAAGGTAAACGAACTTGCAACAGATGGCTCAGATAAGGCATCACTCGCAATAAACAAAATAGAAGACATAGCAAAAGAGACACAGAAAAACGCAGAGATGATGAAAAAATTGGGTTCATCTTCAGAAGAGATAGGAAAAATCGTTGATGTAATCAACGAGATAACTGACCAGACAGCTCTTTTATCGCTAAATGCTGCAATTGAAGCAGCACGAGCTGGAGAAGCTGGTCGTGGTTTTGCCGTCGTTGCAGATGAGATAAGAAAACTTGCAGACAAAACCGCCCAATCAACCGAACAGATAAGGCAAATTGTATCAAAAACACAAACTGAGACCCAAAAAACAATTGAAGCAACCTTAACACTAATAGACACTGTCGAAGAAGGTAAAGAATTAATAAAAACTACTTCCGATTCTCTTATAGAAATAGCAGAAGGCGTAAAAGAAGCAAGCAGAATGATAGAAGATGTAGCAGCTGCAGCAGAAGAGCAGTCGTCTGCTGTTGACTCCATAGCAGAAAGAGTGGAAAAAATGGCAGATGATGTGGCAAAATCAGCCGATAGAATCGAAAAGATAAAAGACGATACATACACAATATCCAAAACAGCCGAAGAGCTATTCACATTCATGATTAAATTCAGAACAGGCTCCTACATTGACAGGGTATATTCAATACTACTCGATGCAAAACATGAATTTGAAAAACTACTTCACGAGTCAATCAAAAATGGCCTTATCTCGTCTGCAGACTTGTGGGATAGAAACTATGTGCCAGTTCCAAACACAAACCCACAAAAATACAGAACTCGCTTTACCGACTTCTTCAAAAAATATGTTCAGCCGATTGAAGATAAATATCTTAATATGGACCCGAACTTTAAATTTGCACTTCTTGCAGATAACAACGGCTATGTTGCTGCTCACAACTCAATCTACGATAAACCTTTAACAGGAGATTATGAGAAAGACTTAGTTGGCAATCGCTCAATGAGAATATTCAACGACCCGACAGGCCTTGCAGCAGCAAGAAACACACAACCTGTCCTACTTCAGACATACATGAGAGACACTGGCGTTGTTATGAATGACATATCCACACCTGTCTATTTAGAAGGTAAACATTGGGGATGTGTAAGAATAGGATTCATCTGGGAGAACGGTGATTAG
- a CDS encoding ATP cone domain-containing protein: MKVIKSNGEVEEFKAEKLINSLIRVGASTDEAFEIANIIENNIKDLTPTRKIYRLAKELLRRMEHTYAMRYSLKKAMMRLGPSGYPFEKFFAKVMQAYGYKTQTNIVEKGFCINHEIDILAFKQNKVVSVECKYHSTSTRASDAKVAMYVLSRFRDLENTLKTKYKKERFEGWLVTNTRLTVDAKRFAHCYNFKVISWRYPEDGGLEKMIETKKLYPITVLIGIKINLLKKLLDNGIVLVQDFLLTDDSLLFRMGFSTKKIKELKRQAYALTPT, from the coding sequence GTGAAAGTTATCAAATCAAATGGTGAAGTTGAAGAGTTCAAAGCCGAAAAGCTGATAAACTCTCTTATTAGGGTTGGAGCATCAACAGACGAAGCATTTGAGATAGCCAATATAATTGAGAATAACATAAAGGATTTAACACCTACAAGAAAGATATACAGGCTTGCAAAGGAACTTCTAAGGCGCATGGAACACACATACGCCATGCGCTATTCTTTAAAAAAAGCGATGATGAGACTTGGACCTTCTGGTTATCCATTTGAGAAGTTCTTTGCAAAGGTTATGCAAGCATACGGTTATAAAACCCAGACAAACATAGTCGAGAAAGGGTTTTGCATAAATCACGAAATAGATATTCTCGCCTTCAAACAGAACAAAGTCGTATCGGTGGAGTGCAAGTATCACTCAACATCAACAAGGGCAAGTGATGCCAAAGTGGCTATGTATGTTCTCTCACGCTTTAGAGACCTTGAAAATACGCTCAAAACAAAATATAAAAAGGAAAGATTTGAAGGCTGGCTCGTGACAAATACACGCCTAACAGTTGATGCAAAACGGTTTGCCCACTGTTATAATTTTAAAGTTATAAGCTGGAGATATCCGGAAGATGGTGGCCTTGAAAAGATGATAGAGACAAAAAAGCTTTATCCTATAACCGTTCTAATAGGCATAAAGATAAATTTACTCAAAAAGCTATTAGACAACGGCATAGTTCTCGTTCAAGATTTTCTGCTTACAGATGACAGCCTGCTGTTTCGTATGGGCTTTTCAACAAAAAAGATAAAAGAGTTAAAAAGGCAGGCCTACGCCTTGACGCCCACCTGA
- a CDS encoding UDP-glucose dehydrogenase family protein, translating to MRLAMIGSGYVGLVTGACFSEMGNNVICVDIDKDKIEKLKKGIVPIFEPGLDKMIKRNLEKGNIEFTTDLKYAVQNSDIVFIAVGTPQSEDGSADLNHVLKAAESIGEFMDHEMIVVDKSTVPVGTADRVREVISKKLKERYGDSVPFEFDVVSNPEFLKEGDAIADFMKPDRVIVGADNEKSMKIMKELYRPFTLNHERFIEMDVRSAELTKYAANAMLATKISFINEISRIAEALGADINKVRIGIGSDRRIGYHFIYPGVGYGGSCFPKDVRALEKMALDAKIKPMIIKAVQKVNATQRYYFIDKILNRFGDNLEGKTFAVWGLAFKPQTDDMREAPSITIINELTKKGATIKAYDPEAMENAKSFWLKDNNKVEYFDNKYDTLNGSDAMILITEWKEFRSPDFYEMKKRLKNPIIFDGRNQYNKELLKELGFEYYQVGVKA from the coding sequence ATGAGACTCGCAATGATAGGAAGCGGTTATGTTGGGCTTGTTACGGGTGCCTGTTTTTCTGAAATGGGCAACAATGTTATTTGTGTTGATATCGATAAAGATAAGATAGAGAAGCTTAAAAAGGGTATAGTTCCCATATTTGAGCCCGGCCTTGATAAGATGATAAAGAGAAACTTGGAAAAGGGTAATATAGAGTTCACAACGGATTTAAAGTATGCAGTCCAGAATAGTGATATTGTGTTTATAGCTGTTGGAACGCCACAATCTGAAGATGGAAGTGCAGATTTAAATCATGTTTTGAAGGCTGCAGAAAGCATTGGCGAGTTTATGGACCATGAGATGATAGTTGTTGATAAATCAACCGTTCCCGTTGGCACAGCAGATAGGGTAAGAGAAGTGATAAGTAAGAAGCTAAAAGAGAGATACGGTGATAGTGTGCCGTTTGAGTTTGATGTTGTATCAAACCCTGAGTTTTTAAAGGAAGGTGATGCTATAGCCGATTTTATGAAGCCTGATAGGGTTATTGTTGGTGCTGATAACGAAAAATCTATGAAGATAATGAAGGAGTTATACAGGCCATTTACACTGAATCATGAGAGATTTATAGAGATGGATGTTAGAAGTGCTGAGCTTACCAAGTATGCTGCAAATGCTATGCTTGCGACGAAAATTTCCTTTATCAACGAGATTTCAAGGATTGCAGAAGCCTTGGGTGCAGACATAAACAAGGTGAGAATAGGTATAGGAAGCGACAGAAGGATAGGGTATCACTTTATCTATCCAGGTGTGGGATACGGTGGCAGCTGTTTTCCAAAGGATGTTAGAGCACTTGAGAAGATGGCTTTGGATGCAAAGATAAAGCCAATGATTATAAAAGCCGTCCAGAAGGTAAATGCAACACAAAGGTATTATTTCATAGATAAAATTCTAAACAGGTTTGGTGATAATTTAGAAGGAAAAACATTTGCCGTTTGGGGGCTTGCCTTCAAACCACAAACAGATGATATGAGAGAAGCACCATCAATTACCATTATAAATGAGCTAACCAAAAAGGGTGCAACTATTAAAGCTTATGACCCAGAAGCAATGGAAAATGCCAAGAGTTTCTGGCTAAAGGATAACAATAAGGTTGAGTATTTTGACAATAAATACGATACGCTTAACGGTTCTGATGCGATGATTTTGATAACTGAATGGAAGGAGTTTAGAAGTCCAGACTTTTACGAGATGAAAAAGAGACTTAAGAATCCAATAATATTTGACGGCAGGAATCAGTATAACAAAGAACTGTTAAAAGAGCTTGGTTTTGAATATTATCAGGTGGGCGTCAAGGCGTAG
- a CDS encoding HD-GYP domain-containing protein has translation MDIKRVLFELSRLSDFIEGNDTFHQRRVAVIAFELARELKFDNFGLDLVLKSALIHDIALLNDTSKVETFRQIVYEEFGKLNKHATVSGRIARFFNLHLDITTAINLHHTPHGSNSSLIGSILFLADNIEVAHRSLTNPFAFDELFDFLKQKGDLFDDTLLDAFKRCSEKECFWFYLLDENVDDRIEEILKMLPEEEVDDKFKDALFYFLAYASDRIAPFFEGYSILTKNIATSLGYKLNLDVNRLKYAALSSHIGNLTVPFDVFKKESIDEVEYNIIKSHTLNAKRVLEKMGFDDLAQVVFAHHENIKNSGYPCKRLPSLESEVLGLSSFVAAMMQDRPYRAALSNKEIVNEIDKMSEKYHESVIKALKEIDFDKVRKTKDEYYDAVSKLFL, from the coding sequence ATGGATATAAAAAGAGTTCTGTTTGAGTTAAGCAGATTATCTGATTTTATTGAAGGCAACGATACATTCCATCAGAGAAGGGTTGCGGTTATTGCCTTTGAATTGGCAAGAGAGCTTAAATTCGACAACTTTGGACTTGACCTTGTTTTAAAATCTGCTCTAATTCACGATATTGCCTTGTTAAACGACACTTCAAAGGTTGAGACATTCAGGCAGATAGTTTATGAAGAGTTTGGAAAGCTCAATAAACACGCAACAGTAAGCGGCAGAATAGCACGATTCTTCAATCTCCATCTTGATATAACGACGGCTATAAACCTACACCACACGCCGCACGGCTCAAACTCATCACTCATAGGCAGTATCCTGTTTTTGGCAGATAACATTGAAGTTGCACACAGAAGTCTGACAAACCCGTTTGCCTTTGATGAGCTGTTTGATTTTTTAAAACAGAAGGGTGATTTGTTTGACGATACGCTTTTGGATGCGTTTAAGAGATGCTCTGAAAAAGAGTGTTTCTGGTTTTACCTGCTTGATGAGAATGTTGATGACAGGATTGAAGAGATTTTGAAAATGCTGCCAGAAGAAGAAGTTGACGACAAGTTTAAGGATGCTCTGTTTTATTTTCTTGCCTATGCAAGCGATAGAATTGCACCATTTTTTGAAGGATATTCCATACTTACAAAGAATATAGCAACATCATTGGGTTATAAACTAAACCTTGATGTGAATAGGCTCAAGTATGCAGCGCTTTCATCTCACATAGGCAATCTCACTGTGCCTTTTGATGTTTTTAAGAAGGAGTCTATTGACGAAGTTGAATACAATATAATAAAATCCCACACGCTTAATGCAAAAAGGGTGCTTGAGAAGATGGGTTTTGACGATTTAGCGCAGGTTGTATTTGCTCATCATGAGAATATTAAAAACAGTGGTTATCCATGCAAGAGACTTCCGTCTCTTGAGTCGGAAGTTTTAGGTTTGTCGTCTTTTGTCGCTGCTATGATGCAGGATAGACCATATAGGGCAGCTTTAAGCAATAAAGAGATAGTCAATGAGATAGATAAAATGAGTGAGAAGTATCACGAAAGTGTTATAAAAGCTTTAAAAGAGATTGATTTTGATAAGGTTAGAAAGACAAAAGATGAGTATTATGATGCCGTATCAAAACTATTTTTGTGA
- the der gene encoding ribosome biogenesis GTPase Der: protein MAKVAIVGKPNVGKSTLFNALTNKNKSLILDMPGTTRDRIFEYGKIEDKDVLFIDTGGFETEGEFAESINDQIKLAIDSSDAVIVVFDLTTPLSIQDEEIFRYVLKSKKSHILVANKSDIKKQEFEYEYYKFGDVLKISATHRKNLATLKERLAEIIKESEEKLDCISKIAITGRSNVGKSSLINAILNENRSVVSDKVGTTTDSIDTPFFYNDKCYLLIDTAGIRKKSKTKKAIDKLSSIFSFFAIDRSDICVFLVDAEEGLTSMDRYIIDKIVQKNKGLIIALNKWDLLNDVKLSEYEKVIKEAIPSASFAEFISISAKERKNIGKLLKKIERVQKVCSKRIPTHELNEKLHSIIRQNAPFSKKGKEIKLKYMTQVETNPPHFVIFTNRPDEIEENYKRYVRNSLYKLFDFKGCSIKITYRSSRNEPDS from the coding sequence ATGGCAAAGGTTGCAATAGTTGGAAAGCCCAATGTCGGAAAATCAACACTATTTAATGCGCTTACAAACAAAAACAAAAGCCTAATTCTTGATATGCCAGGCACAACACGAGATAGAATATTTGAATACGGCAAGATAGAAGATAAGGATGTGCTCTTTATAGACACTGGCGGTTTTGAGACTGAAGGTGAATTTGCAGAGAGTATAAACGACCAGATAAAATTAGCAATCGACTCAAGCGATGCTGTAATAGTTGTGTTTGATTTAACAACGCCTTTAAGCATTCAAGATGAAGAGATATTCAGATATGTCCTAAAATCCAAAAAATCGCACATACTTGTTGCAAATAAAAGCGACATAAAGAAACAGGAGTTTGAATATGAGTATTACAAATTCGGCGATGTCTTGAAAATATCGGCAACGCACAGAAAAAACTTAGCAACACTAAAAGAGAGATTAGCCGAAATCATTAAAGAGAGCGAAGAGAAACTCGACTGTATATCAAAGATAGCAATAACAGGCAGATCAAATGTCGGAAAATCAAGCCTAATAAATGCGATTTTAAACGAAAATAGAAGCGTTGTTAGTGATAAAGTTGGAACAACAACAGACAGTATAGATACGCCGTTTTTTTACAACGACAAATGCTATCTGCTTATCGATACGGCAGGCATAAGAAAAAAATCCAAAACTAAGAAGGCAATCGATAAACTCTCAAGCATCTTCTCGTTTTTTGCCATCGACAGAAGCGATATATGTGTATTCTTGGTTGATGCAGAAGAAGGCCTAACTTCAATGGACAGATACATCATAGACAAAATCGTCCAGAAAAACAAAGGATTGATTATTGCTTTAAATAAGTGGGACTTGCTCAATGATGTGAAGTTAAGTGAGTATGAGAAGGTGATAAAAGAAGCGATTCCGTCTGCGAGTTTTGCAGAGTTTATCTCAATAAGTGCAAAGGAAAGAAAAAATATAGGCAAGCTCTTAAAAAAGATAGAGCGGGTTCAAAAGGTGTGTTCAAAGAGAATCCCAACGCATGAGTTAAACGAGAAATTACACTCAATCATTAGACAAAACGCACCATTCTCAAAAAAAGGTAAAGAGATTAAGCTAAAATACATGACACAGGTTGAGACAAACCCGCCGCATTTTGTAATCTTTACAAATAGACCAGATGAGATAGAAGAGAATTACAAGAGATATGTAAGAAATAGCCTTTATAAACTGTTTGACTTCAAAGGATGCTCAATAAAAATCACATACAGGAGCAGCAGAAATGAACCAGATAGTTGA
- the nth gene encoding endonuclease III produces MNQIVERIKKQYPDPTIELNYSNPFELLVALILSARCTDARTNKITEELFKIYPTAKELKDANFDELNGIISSCSMHNTKAKNLIELAKEICEKYDCEVPKSLEELTSLPGVGRKTANIVLSMGFGIPAVGVDTHVLRVANRLGISNSKKAETVENDIMEKVNQEDWIVFYTGLILLGRHICKAKKPDCKSCFLNDICPKIGVNG; encoded by the coding sequence ATGAACCAGATAGTTGAAAGGATAAAAAAGCAGTATCCAGACCCGACGATTGAATTGAATTACTCAAACCCATTTGAGCTGCTTGTTGCACTAATTCTATCTGCCCGATGCACAGATGCACGAACAAACAAAATTACCGAAGAGCTGTTCAAAATATACCCGACAGCAAAAGAGCTCAAAGATGCAAACTTCGACGAGCTAAACGGGATAATCTCATCTTGCAGTATGCATAACACAAAGGCAAAAAATTTAATAGAGCTTGCAAAAGAGATTTGTGAAAAATACGACTGTGAAGTGCCAAAGAGCTTAGAAGAGCTAACAAGTCTGCCCGGCGTTGGAAGAAAAACGGCAAATATAGTCTTATCGATGGGGTTTGGCATACCTGCTGTTGGTGTTGATACGCATGTTTTAAGGGTTGCAAATAGACTTGGCATATCAAACTCAAAAAAGGCAGAGACAGTTGAGAATGATATAATGGAAAAGGTCAACCAAGAAGATTGGATTGTCTTCTATACTGGACTAATTCTGCTTGGCAGGCATATCTGCAAGGCTAAAAAGCCAGACTGCAAAAGCTGTTTTTTAAATGATATCTGCCCAAAAATAGGCGTAAATGGTTAA
- a CDS encoding YkgJ family cysteine cluster protein translates to MVKRDGFWFCFDDTRCKTCKALCCIGEGYVFLTNEDIERISEFLGLKREDFLKTYTRKVFGKIALIDLVIKGEKRCVFLDDNYRCEIYPVRPKQCESFPFWEKFKELSLNKLKKLCPAIEECR, encoded by the coding sequence ATGGTTAAAAGAGATGGATTCTGGTTCTGCTTTGACGATACAAGATGCAAAACCTGCAAAGCACTCTGTTGCATTGGCGAAGGGTATGTGTTTCTAACTAATGAAGATATAGAAAGGATTTCAGAGTTTTTAGGTTTAAAAAGGGAAGATTTTTTAAAAACATACACAAGAAAGGTGTTTGGTAAAATTGCCTTGATTGACCTTGTGATAAAGGGTGAAAAGCGCTGTGTATTTTTGGATGATAATTACAGGTGTGAGATTTATCCCGTAAGACCAAAACAGTGTGAAAGTTTTCCGTTTTGGGAGAAGTTTAAAGAGCTATCTTTAAATAAACTTAAAAAACTCTGCCCAGCGATAGAAGAATGCAGATAG
- a CDS encoding DUF4236 domain-containing protein produces the protein MSIRFYRRIRLTKGITLNISKSGFSISFGRRGFHITFGKNGIRITTGIPGTGVYSTKQIDYKEIKSKFKKGK, from the coding sequence ATGAGCATAAGATTTTACAGAAGAATAAGATTAACCAAAGGCATAACACTGAACATATCGAAAAGCGGATTTTCTATCTCTTTTGGCAGGCGTGGATTTCACATAACATTCGGCAAAAATGGTATAAGAATAACAACAGGAATTCCAGGAACTGGAGTATATTCAACAAAACAGATTGATTATAAAGAGATAAAAAGCAAATTCAAAAAAGGCAAATAA
- the rpmE gene encoding 50S ribosomal protein L31 — MKKGIHPKYELTTIRCACGNEIVTRSTVPNLTVQVCSKCHPYFTGKQKIVDETGRVEKFNRKYRKNTTN; from the coding sequence ATGAAAAAAGGCATTCATCCAAAGTATGAGCTTACAACAATAAGATGTGCATGTGGTAATGAGATAGTTACAAGGTCAACAGTTCCAAATCTCACCGTTCAGGTATGTTCAAAATGTCATCCATACTTCACAGGCAAACAGAAGATAGTTGATGAGACTGGAAGAGTTGAGAAATTCAACAGAAAATACAGAAAAAACACGACAAACTAA
- a CDS encoding DUF721 domain-containing protein codes for MLRSVGQIIKEDLIKNEAFEKIYVSELVFEALKHVLGEGLSSQIKIKGFKDKTVWIGTPNSVFSQELSFFEGEIVKRVNELIGEDVLKRVRFEESWKRKRR; via the coding sequence ATGTTAAGAAGCGTAGGCCAAATTATAAAAGAAGACCTAATAAAAAACGAGGCGTTTGAGAAGATTTATGTTTCTGAGCTTGTTTTCGAAGCTTTAAAGCATGTTTTGGGTGAGGGTCTATCGTCTCAGATTAAAATAAAAGGGTTTAAAGATAAGACAGTATGGATAGGAACGCCAAACTCTGTTTTCTCTCAAGAATTATCATTCTTTGAAGGCGAAATAGTAAAAAGGGTGAATGAACTTATCGGTGAAGATGTTTTAAAAAGGGTTAGGTTCGAAGAGTCATGGAAGAGAAAGAGAAGATAG